In Shinella sp. XGS7, a single genomic region encodes these proteins:
- a CDS encoding TIGR02281 family clan AA aspartic protease: protein MTQKELPHSLKIATVWLGVTLLVFLGFKGWEHQQQQARIELQAGRIVLLRAPDGHFHWRGRINGVEADFLVDTGASGTALPEALARQAGLQPEGEVRSHTAGGVVQGWRSRADITLEGGVRAERLPVTVLPELRSPLLGMDLLGRMQFSQGKGRLTFEAP, encoded by the coding sequence ATGACGCAAAAGGAATTGCCGCACAGCCTGAAGATCGCCACCGTCTGGCTGGGCGTGACCCTGCTGGTGTTTCTGGGCTTCAAGGGCTGGGAGCATCAGCAGCAGCAGGCGCGCATCGAGCTGCAGGCCGGGCGCATCGTGCTGCTGCGCGCACCGGATGGCCACTTCCACTGGCGCGGCCGCATCAATGGCGTGGAGGCCGACTTCCTGGTGGACACCGGCGCCAGCGGCACGGCCCTGCCCGAGGCCCTGGCCCGCCAGGCCGGCCTGCAGCCAGAGGGCGAGGTGCGCTCGCACACCGCCGGCGGCGTGGTGCAGGGCTGGCGCAGCCGTGCCGACATCACGCTGGAAGGCGGCGTGCGCGCCGAGCGACTGCCGGTGACCGTGCTGCCCGAGCTGCGCTCGCCCCTGCTGGGCATGGACCTGCTGGGGCGCATGCAGTTCAGCCAGGGCAAGGGCCGACTCACATTTGAAGCGCCCTAG
- a CDS encoding VOC family protein gives MRSVFHLAIHVRDLDQARAFYGGRLGCQEGRSTATWVDFDFFGHQLSLHLGEPFATTRTGRVGEHLVPMPHFGLVLLLPDWQALAQRLTAAGQEFVLKPQVRFPGEPGEQWTMFFEDPFGNPIEVKGFASEEGIYAH, from the coding sequence ATCCGCAGCGTCTTTCACCTCGCCATCCATGTGCGTGACCTGGACCAGGCCCGCGCCTTCTACGGCGGCCGGCTGGGCTGCCAGGAGGGGCGCAGCACCGCCACCTGGGTGGACTTCGACTTCTTCGGCCACCAGCTCTCCCTGCATCTGGGCGAGCCCTTTGCCACCACCCGCACCGGCCGGGTGGGCGAGCATCTGGTGCCCATGCCCCACTTCGGCCTGGTGCTGCTGCTGCCCGACTGGCAGGCCCTGGCCCAGCGCCTCACGGCCGCCGGCCAGGAGTTCGTGCTCAAGCCCCAGGTGCGCTTCCCCGGCGAGCCGGGCGAGCAATGGACCATGTTCTTCGAGGACCCCTTCGGCAACCCGATCGAGGTCAAGGGCTTTGCCTCGGAGGAGGGGATCTACGCGCACTGA